TGCCAACTGTCAAGCCCGGCCTGGCGTTTGCAGTATTTGACGAATATATAGTGATGGCAGAGTCGGCAACTGTCCTTGAAGCGTATATCGATACCTTGCCAGAGGAAGGCTCATTGATGGAAAATGCCCAGTTTCAGCGCACCATGCAGCGGCCACAGTACGAGCAATCGTTCATGGTCGGTCATGGCAATCTAGGGCAATTGCTGTCAATGATTAATACCGCCAATCAGCGCTTAGTAGCTAGCCTGCCATCAGCATCATCACCGCTATTGGTGCCACAACTGCCTCCAGAAGCCCTTGCTCAACTCAAAACCACTACAGATAGCATCGATGCCTACCTGTGGGCACAGCGGGATGGCATTCAACTGCGGTACCTTGTACAGATGGATCGTCCGATCGCTGGCTTGCCTGCTATTACGCCTACCAACCATGCCAACAAATTGCTCAACCGTCTACCAGCCAGTAGCTATCTATCCCTAAACAGTGCAGATTTGAAGTCTATCTGGCGACTAGTATTGGCAACCATGGAAACCCAGCCTGCCCTTGCCCAGTCGTTAGGGGAACTGCGCCGGGTGGGATTGCAGGAACTGGGGCTAGATGACCATGATGTGTTTTCGTGGATGGATGGGGAATTTGCCCTGTGCCTGTTCCCAAGTCGCAAAGGTTTCTTGGGATCAACCATCGGTATGGCGCTGGTGGTACAGACCAGTGAGCGATCGGCAGCAGAAGCCGCCCTACGCAAATTTGATGCCTATGCCCAAAGCTTACAGATCTACAGCGTGAAACCTCGTCGTCTCCAAGGGCAGTGGGCCACCAGTTGGGATGCAGTCTACGCTAATGAGAGTTTGTTAGCCCATGGTTGGCTGGATCAGTCCACGCTATTGATTACTAACGGTACTGGCCCAATGGCAGAGATCATGCCCAAGCCCGCCATGAACTTGGCTAGTGCTAGTGAATTTCAATCAGCCGTTGCTCCCTTGCCTAAGGAAAACACAGGCTATTCCTACATCAATGTCAAAGCCGCCTCTAACCTA
This region of Cyanobacteriota bacterium genomic DNA includes:
- a CDS encoding DUF3352 domain-containing protein, encoding ERWYKRATIVEWQPLPQVVQKPSDTTSVTLASAIWQYRAMRTLSPHSLALSSPQAASRFEPLPTVKPGLAFAVFDEYIVMAESATVLEAYIDTLPEEGSLMENAQFQRTMQRPQYEQSFMVGHGNLGQLLSMINTANQRLVASLPSASSPLLVPQLPPEALAQLKTTTDSIDAYLWAQRDGIQLRYLVQMDRPIAGLPAITPTNHANKLLNRLPASSYLSLNSADLKSIWRLVLATMETQPALAQSLGELRRVGLQELGLDDHDVFSWMDGEFALCLFPSRKGFLGSTIGMALVVQTSERSAAEAALRKFDAYAQSLQIYSVKPRRLQGQWATSWDAVYANESLLAHGWLDQSTLLITNGTGPMAEIMPKPAMNLASASEFQSAVAPLPKENTGYSYINVKAASNLMFNYVLPQVAPPEVLSAPEMLAMRKALAGIRSISATVSHQANRSQVDFFLALRPALPPKRQR